Proteins encoded in a region of the Paracholeplasma morum genome:
- a CDS encoding heavy-metal-associated domain-containing protein, translated as MEKTVLQLETLTCPSCVRRIEGTLSKTAGVSNATVKFNASKVEVEHESGIDKGHITDIVTKLGYKVLSTK; from the coding sequence GTGGAAAAAACAGTATTACAATTAGAAACGCTAACTTGCCCATCGTGCGTTAGAAGAATTGAAGGGACACTATCTAAGACTGCTGGTGTGAGTAACGCTACAGTCAAGTTTAATGCATCCAAAGTTGAAGTCGAACACGAATCAGGCATTGATAAGGGTCACATTACAGACATTGTCACTAAGCTTGGGTACAAAGTGTTATCAACAAAATAA
- a CDS encoding heavy metal translocating P-type ATPase — MSLLTLLAGVHIFKKALIDIKYRIVGIDLLVSIAVIAAFIIGDYFEAAAVTYLFTIGHILEKNSLEKTRSALKTLMDLKPTTGRRLNENVEEIIPFNQIKPGDVLLVKPGEKIPVDGIILEGEVYIDEQMMTGESMPVFKQVNEIVYGSTLLQSGYIKMKTTHVGEETTLSRIIHMVEEAQDKKAKTEKFMDTFSKYYTPVIVLFAIIMSVVTKDIRLAVTILVIACPGALVIATPVSFVAGIGNAAKKGILFKGGDSIERLSKTSMVFFDKTGTLTEGRPVVTRFKSYGLDEDEVLRIAAIGESYSEHPLSKAIIDYAVKHGLDINDKPTDPNMIIGKGITFRYNNSKYSIGNDTWIKANDIVQKDIHTFMDLGLSTILLADEYSVLGIFGIEDQIRHHSKSMILELRTLGIKKTMMLTGDNERVAKAVSESINIDDYRASIFPEEKAEIIKQHAGEHTLFVGDGINDAIALTYADASVAIGGFGKDLAMETADVVLMSEDISKLPEAIRISRKVKSNMVQNITFALLVVLVLMTGVLFKKVSMSIGMLVHELSVLLVLLNAMRLLKYNLGGQHGKGHKRY, encoded by the coding sequence ATGTCGTTATTAACGTTACTAGCTGGGGTGCACATTTTTAAGAAAGCCTTAATTGATATTAAATACCGAATTGTTGGTATCGACTTGTTGGTATCTATAGCTGTAATAGCAGCATTTATTATCGGAGACTACTTTGAAGCAGCAGCAGTCACTTATCTATTTACCATTGGACACATCCTTGAGAAAAATTCACTAGAAAAAACAAGAAGTGCTTTGAAAACGCTCATGGATTTGAAACCAACTACAGGTAGAAGGCTCAACGAAAATGTAGAAGAAATAATACCATTTAACCAAATTAAACCAGGAGACGTCTTACTTGTTAAGCCGGGTGAGAAGATTCCAGTTGATGGTATTATTTTAGAAGGAGAAGTTTACATCGATGAACAAATGATGACCGGTGAATCTATGCCTGTATTTAAACAGGTTAATGAAATCGTTTATGGATCAACCTTACTACAATCAGGCTATATTAAAATGAAGACGACACATGTAGGTGAAGAGACAACGCTATCTAGAATCATTCATATGGTAGAAGAAGCGCAAGATAAAAAAGCCAAGACTGAGAAGTTTATGGATACTTTCTCTAAGTACTATACGCCTGTAATCGTCTTATTCGCGATTATTATGTCCGTTGTTACAAAGGATATTAGATTAGCAGTAACAATTCTTGTAATAGCTTGTCCTGGTGCATTGGTAATCGCAACCCCAGTTTCATTCGTCGCGGGTATTGGCAATGCAGCTAAAAAAGGGATTCTTTTCAAAGGAGGAGACTCCATAGAGCGTTTATCTAAAACCAGTATGGTGTTCTTTGATAAGACAGGAACGCTCACTGAAGGAAGACCAGTAGTGACTCGATTTAAGAGTTATGGATTGGATGAAGATGAAGTCTTGAGAATCGCTGCTATTGGGGAATCCTACAGCGAACACCCATTATCTAAAGCGATCATCGACTATGCAGTAAAGCATGGTTTAGATATAAATGATAAACCAACAGACCCAAACATGATTATTGGAAAAGGCATCACGTTTAGGTATAATAACAGTAAGTATTCAATAGGGAATGACACTTGGATAAAAGCAAATGACATTGTCCAAAAGGATATCCATACATTTATGGATTTAGGGTTATCTACCATATTACTAGCAGATGAATATAGTGTTCTTGGTATTTTTGGAATTGAAGATCAAATAAGACATCATTCTAAATCCATGATATTAGAACTGAGGACACTCGGTATTAAGAAAACAATGATGTTAACAGGGGATAACGAACGCGTAGCAAAAGCCGTTTCGGAATCGATTAATATAGATGACTACAGGGCTTCTATATTTCCAGAAGAGAAAGCTGAAATCATAAAGCAACATGCAGGAGAGCATACTTTGTTTGTTGGTGATGGAATCAATGATGCGATTGCATTAACTTACGCGGATGCTTCAGTTGCTATCGGTGGATTTGGTAAAGATCTAGCAATGGAAACGGCAGATGTTGTTTTAATGTCTGAAGACATTTCTAAGTTGCCTGAGGCAATTAGAATTAGTCGAAAAGTAAAATCAAATATGGTTCAGAATATTACCTTTGCACTTCTAGTTGTGCTGGTATTAATGACAGGTGTCCTATTTAAGAAAGTATCAATGTCAATAGGCATGCTTGTACATGAATTATCTGTATTACTCGTATTACTGAACGCAATGAGGCTTTTAAAGTATAATTTAGGGGGTCAGCATGGAAAAGGACACAAACGCTACTAG
- a CDS encoding Crp/Fnr family transcriptional regulator yields the protein MEKDTNATSCIKTVPIFKNLTDKELDQVIMISTHQRLDKGNFLFNAGDDLSSLYVVHRGKIKITRYSEDGKEQIIRILSHGDFLGELSLFSNRQVSTYAEAIEPSIICMVEHDGLKDLMAKSPTLSFKMMNELSKRLESAEALIEQSNLYSAIAKVSKLLLDLEKDSYVRFQTTKVNLSSSIGITPETFSRKLSELKEYGFIDIINNKTIYVRDKTRLQNIINPDQL from the coding sequence ATGGAAAAGGACACAAACGCTACTAGCTGCATTAAAACAGTTCCGATTTTTAAGAACTTAACAGATAAAGAGTTAGATCAAGTCATCATGATATCCACACATCAACGCCTAGATAAAGGAAATTTTTTATTCAACGCTGGTGATGACTTAAGCAGTCTTTATGTAGTTCACAGAGGAAAAATCAAAATCACGCGTTATAGTGAAGATGGTAAGGAACAAATTATTCGCATACTATCTCATGGTGATTTTCTTGGAGAACTCTCTTTGTTCTCAAACAGGCAAGTTTCTACCTACGCAGAAGCGATTGAACCCAGTATCATTTGCATGGTTGAGCATGACGGGTTAAAAGATTTAATGGCCAAAAGTCCAACTCTATCATTTAAAATGATGAATGAACTATCCAAACGTCTAGAAAGTGCAGAGGCTCTAATTGAACAGAGTAATCTCTATAGTGCGATTGCGAAAGTATCTAAACTACTACTAGATTTAGAAAAAGATTCTTACGTTAGATTTCAAACTACAAAAGTTAACCTTTCATCAAGTATCGGTATTACGCCTGAGACATTTAGTAGAAAACTATCAGAACTTAAAGAATATGGGTTTATTGACATCATCAATAATAAAACCATTTATGTCAGAGATAAAACCCGCTTACAAAACATTATCAATCCAGATCAGCTTTGA
- a CDS encoding carbohydrate ABC transporter permease, with protein sequence MRKQTKKRIIAFFKYAIIVGVAFIMLYPLLWIIGASFNEGANTKFSFWPNDFTLIGWKESLTAPGWGSVKGYSLLKALWNTMQYVIPHVIFGTLSTLITAYVLTRMHFKGKKLVFALVIGTLLMPNTIFRIPMYAFWTSPGIAAIWENNSVPFMGFLPLWAGSMFAVNSFSIFMFIQFFRTIPRDLDEAAYMDGANKLQVLWYVLMPVLKPIVITVALLLFIAEFNDFQGPLIYITNAEFFPLAKVLPLLGLDSTNTYAHVYARSIVSVSILILVFFVAQKYFVGNNADSAIKG encoded by the coding sequence ATGAGAAAACAAACTAAGAAAAGAATCATTGCGTTTTTCAAATACGCAATCATTGTTGGGGTTGCATTTATCATGTTATACCCACTTTTATGGATCATAGGGGCATCTTTTAATGAAGGTGCGAATACAAAGTTTAGTTTCTGGCCAAACGATTTCACCTTAATCGGATGGAAAGAATCGCTAACAGCCCCAGGTTGGGGTAGCGTTAAAGGGTATTCGTTACTAAAAGCCCTTTGGAATACGATGCAGTATGTTATTCCCCATGTAATATTTGGAACACTTTCAACCCTCATTACTGCATATGTCTTAACGCGTATGCACTTTAAAGGGAAGAAGTTGGTGTTTGCGTTAGTCATTGGTACACTTTTAATGCCAAATACGATTTTTAGAATCCCAATGTATGCCTTCTGGACTAGCCCTGGGATTGCTGCTATATGGGAGAATAACTCAGTACCATTTATGGGGTTCTTACCACTATGGGCAGGATCGATGTTTGCAGTAAATTCATTTTCAATATTCATGTTCATTCAGTTTTTTAGAACCATCCCACGCGACCTAGATGAAGCCGCGTACATGGATGGTGCCAATAAACTGCAAGTATTATGGTATGTATTAATGCCAGTACTAAAACCAATAGTCATTACAGTCGCTTTATTGTTATTCATTGCGGAGTTCAATGATTTCCAAGGGCCACTCATTTACATTACCAATGCTGAGTTTTTCCCATTAGCCAAAGTATTACCTTTATTAGGGTTAGATTCCACCAATACGTATGCACACGTGTATGCACGTTCGATTGTATCGGTAAGCATTTTAATTCTCGTATTTTTCGTGGCACAAAAATACTTTGTTGGTAACAACGCAGATTCAGCCATTAAAGGTTAG
- a CDS encoding InlB B-repeat-containing protein, with protein MKRVINLFALITLGLILVACAKTTYTVTFESNGGTEITEVKVEKDKLLNKPVDPTRPGFVFGGWYKDSDLTDRFIFETDKITENTTLYAMWAVSDIALVNQVYDWLSLGDLTGLTNQSPRIIFPATRDSVSITWAIDKTDYIKANGLITQPEHEVGDQVVTLTATLTKNDASRTKTFTATVLALPSLSETTPLISEDFKGYTDGNIIGQSGLWAPVSAKSGNSQFTVVSTQSLEIPKGSKALKIEAFSELQIEAPITHSYDFVVFEVDLMQSSSSNASAINIQSSSSSPVVAFGLDGANLFYRTDNGTLMKTEIEVNKWYTLRVEVDLVNKTIEAFYYEDGQLVSLSMGKVTYTGSTPLQSLFIRSGSSNTEFLKQPAYISNLVANRIEALPRPVEVKKLGHVTDLRETVSIEEGSTFSLDTPKIHNYYGMRDLLVLDTDYTLTVTNPVDTAVAGDYDVVYTFTNKHNALDVKSVTQTVTVYSKAQPNVINSVVSSEANYLVQESDITITLVQPLGKLYYLLSNSETADALQIKAGESVDVITQTVTLTDLSVEGFEYIHVIVELNGDSNIINHKILKEAVIEINTTEAFASVFSVTATEIKETYALTADIDLTGITWADGNTSFKGKFYGNGHKISNLTMTKTGDKYGGLFARINGGMVRDLVLDNIHVTSNDRGGILVGRVENTSSVIENIVITNSSITAANSNGVGGVIGLVSKETRLSNVSIMDSIVTASGVKNVGAVVGRVDGGELIATDIFVLGVTVKSTVLDALDIAAGGLVGYVRDSNASIVTANRIVIVDTTIEAQIGGALIGYIKSTDTLKPTVTVTNAYLDVSFNHETKVSTGLIGRVSNETDKISTTSIFGVIENQVTHAQAQAFTNTTTPTNLEWWTTNLSEFTSSNLWTIDQNFVFVLNNYLENSLPLIDVTVIYNIEEPNEVVSIRQGKSFDFVAPSIGGYVFKGFFLDENLTVALPLDYVVEAADTIYAKYETAPASVVSFITNIQEVLVDNQAVNYGGLATKPVVPNQMIGEFVMEAQSWTLDGEPFDFSTPILENVELVAVWTKVKYTVKFTGGEDVVVEYGDKVDRPLEDPTHYFAEVLFAEWRKDGVAYDFESAVTSNITLVPHFSAPTGDIKISTPEMFHHMATVESTYSYVLENNLDFTGFEWTYVNTSFKGSLDGKGYEISNLTLIGTTYSAVFPRANGAVISNLVLDNVSVTGTGRAGILVGRIENNETTIQNIVIKNSSVTGNESNGVGGLVGQISKSSSLFNIVISETNVHNALNNVGGLVGRLDSGAVVIADDIFISGVSVKSDGTGTSDVAASALVGYVANAADTVFSGVRVVVVDTVVDGNVTAAFVGYNRYPGTAELMDAYFEVTFVNNERSGLIGYNRDQTVVLDQSSIFGSFTNNTHHSNALALTNEAVPTDATWWETNLNNIFTSDLYIISSNGEITRDVLVDNLVY; from the coding sequence ATGAAAAGAGTCATTAATTTATTCGCATTGATCACCCTTGGATTGATACTTGTGGCGTGTGCTAAGACGACTTACACCGTTACATTTGAATCCAATGGAGGTACTGAAATCACTGAAGTCAAAGTAGAGAAAGACAAACTTTTAAATAAGCCAGTTGACCCTACTAGACCAGGATTCGTTTTTGGAGGTTGGTATAAGGATTCTGATTTAACTGACCGTTTTATATTCGAAACTGATAAAATCACCGAAAACACTACACTTTATGCTATGTGGGCTGTTTCGGATATTGCATTAGTGAATCAAGTTTACGATTGGTTATCTTTAGGAGATTTAACCGGATTAACGAATCAATCTCCAAGAATCATTTTCCCAGCCACTCGTGATTCTGTTTCCATTACATGGGCGATTGACAAGACAGATTACATTAAGGCAAATGGGTTAATTACTCAACCTGAACATGAAGTAGGGGACCAAGTAGTAACACTTACAGCAACCCTAACTAAGAATGATGCTAGTCGTACAAAGACATTTACAGCAACCGTTCTAGCCTTACCAAGTCTAAGTGAAACCACACCTTTAATTAGTGAAGACTTTAAAGGTTATACAGATGGTAATATCATTGGTCAATCAGGCTTATGGGCACCAGTATCAGCCAAATCAGGAAACTCACAATTCACTGTAGTTTCCACTCAATCACTTGAAATTCCTAAAGGCTCTAAAGCCTTAAAGATTGAAGCTTTTAGTGAACTTCAAATTGAAGCGCCGATTACACATTCCTATGATTTTGTCGTATTTGAAGTCGATTTAATGCAGTCTAGCTCTTCAAATGCTTCAGCAATCAATATTCAATCCTCTTCATCAAGCCCAGTCGTAGCGTTCGGGTTAGATGGTGCTAATCTATTCTATAGAACCGATAACGGCACATTAATGAAGACTGAAATTGAAGTTAACAAATGGTATACGTTAAGAGTTGAAGTAGACCTAGTTAATAAGACCATTGAAGCGTTCTATTATGAAGATGGACAACTTGTCTCCTTATCTATGGGTAAGGTTACTTACACAGGGTCTACCCCACTTCAAAGTCTATTCATTAGAAGTGGATCTTCAAACACAGAATTCTTAAAACAACCAGCTTACATATCTAACTTGGTAGCTAACCGTATTGAAGCATTACCAAGACCAGTAGAAGTTAAGAAACTTGGTCATGTCACTGACCTTCGCGAGACGGTTTCGATTGAAGAAGGTAGTACATTCTCATTAGATACACCAAAAATCCATAACTACTATGGTATGAGAGACCTACTTGTATTAGATACTGACTATACACTTACAGTTACTAATCCAGTTGATACTGCTGTTGCTGGTGACTATGATGTAGTTTATACGTTTACCAATAAACATAATGCATTAGACGTTAAGAGTGTTACCCAAACGGTAACTGTGTACTCTAAGGCACAACCAAACGTGATTAATAGTGTGGTTTCTAGTGAAGCAAACTATTTAGTTCAAGAGTCTGATATCACGATTACACTCGTTCAACCTTTAGGTAAACTCTATTACTTGCTAAGTAACAGTGAAACAGCAGATGCGCTTCAAATTAAAGCAGGAGAATCCGTGGATGTGATTACTCAAACTGTCACATTAACAGATTTATCTGTAGAGGGCTTTGAATACATTCATGTGATTGTAGAACTTAATGGTGATTCAAACATCATTAACCATAAAATTCTTAAAGAAGCCGTTATAGAGATTAATACAACTGAAGCATTCGCATCTGTATTCTCAGTAACCGCAACAGAAATTAAAGAGACCTATGCTTTAACAGCGGATATCGATTTAACAGGTATCACTTGGGCAGATGGTAATACATCGTTTAAGGGGAAGTTCTATGGGAATGGGCATAAGATTTCTAATCTAACCATGACTAAGACTGGGGATAAATACGGTGGATTATTCGCTAGAATTAATGGCGGTATGGTTAGAGATTTAGTACTGGATAACATCCATGTGACCTCAAATGACCGCGGTGGTATATTAGTGGGTCGTGTAGAAAATACAAGTTCAGTCATTGAAAACATCGTAATTACTAATTCATCCATCACAGCTGCTAACTCGAATGGTGTTGGTGGCGTCATTGGATTAGTATCCAAAGAAACAAGACTTTCAAACGTTTCTATAATGGATTCTATAGTTACAGCATCTGGCGTTAAGAATGTTGGTGCTGTGGTCGGTAGAGTCGATGGCGGTGAGCTAATCGCAACAGACATATTCGTCCTAGGCGTAACCGTTAAATCAACTGTTCTTGATGCCCTTGATATCGCGGCTGGTGGATTAGTAGGCTATGTAAGAGATAGTAACGCCTCTATCGTTACAGCTAACCGTATCGTAATCGTTGATACGACAATTGAAGCACAAATCGGTGGCGCACTCATTGGATACATAAAATCAACTGATACACTAAAGCCGACAGTAACCGTTACTAACGCTTATTTGGATGTCTCATTTAATCATGAAACCAAGGTATCAACAGGCTTAATTGGTAGAGTTAGTAATGAGACAGATAAGATTTCAACAACTTCCATATTTGGCGTGATTGAAAATCAAGTTACACATGCACAAGCTCAAGCATTTACGAATACAACCACACCTACTAATTTAGAATGGTGGACAACCAACTTATCAGAGTTTACAAGTTCTAATTTATGGACGATTGATCAAAACTTCGTATTCGTTCTTAATAATTATTTAGAAAACTCATTACCTCTTATCGATGTTACAGTCATCTATAACATCGAAGAGCCAAATGAAGTCGTTTCAATTAGACAAGGAAAATCATTTGATTTTGTAGCACCATCCATTGGTGGTTATGTATTCAAAGGTTTCTTCTTAGATGAAAACTTAACAGTAGCATTACCTCTGGATTATGTGGTAGAAGCGGCGGATACGATTTATGCTAAATATGAAACAGCCCCTGCTTCAGTGGTTAGTTTTATAACCAACATTCAAGAAGTATTGGTGGATAATCAAGCCGTTAACTACGGAGGATTAGCAACTAAACCAGTCGTGCCTAATCAAATGATTGGTGAGTTCGTGATGGAGGCTCAATCATGGACATTAGACGGTGAACCATTTGATTTTTCTACTCCTATCTTAGAGAATGTTGAACTGGTTGCTGTATGGACTAAGGTAAAATACACAGTCAAATTCACTGGTGGTGAAGATGTCGTAGTCGAATATGGTGATAAGGTTGATAGACCATTGGAAGATCCTACACATTACTTCGCGGAAGTACTATTTGCTGAATGGCGTAAAGATGGAGTTGCCTATGATTTTGAATCTGCAGTCACTTCAAATATCACCTTAGTGCCTCATTTCTCAGCTCCAACAGGCGATATTAAGATCTCTACACCAGAAATGTTTCATCATATGGCTACTGTGGAATCAACCTATAGCTATGTATTAGAAAATAATCTAGACTTTACAGGGTTTGAATGGACCTATGTCAATACGTCATTTAAAGGCTCATTGGATGGAAAAGGCTATGAGATATCAAATCTAACACTCATAGGAACCACTTATTCTGCAGTATTCCCAAGAGCGAATGGCGCAGTCATTTCAAATCTTGTACTAGACAATGTTTCTGTTACAGGAACAGGTAGAGCAGGTATTTTAGTTGGTAGAATTGAAAACAATGAAACAACAATTCAAAATATCGTGATTAAAAACTCAAGTGTCACTGGAAATGAATCCAATGGTGTTGGTGGGTTAGTAGGTCAAATATCTAAGAGTAGTAGTCTATTCAATATTGTTATCTCAGAAACCAATGTTCATAATGCCCTTAATAACGTAGGCGGACTAGTGGGTAGATTAGATAGTGGCGCGGTTGTAATCGCGGATGATATCTTTATCAGTGGCGTATCTGTTAAATCAGATGGCACTGGTACAAGTGATGTTGCCGCATCTGCATTAGTCGGGTATGTCGCAAACGCCGCAGATACAGTATTCAGCGGTGTTCGTGTGGTTGTTGTTGATACAGTCGTTGATGGTAATGTAACGGCTGCATTTGTTGGTTATAACCGTTACCCTGGTACAGCGGAATTAATGGATGCATACTTTGAAGTTACATTCGTTAATAATGAGCGTTCCGGTTTAATTGGTTACAACAGAGATCAAACTGTTGTATTAGACCAATCAAGTATTTTTGGTAGTTTCACCAATAATACACACCATAGCAACGCGCTAGCTTTGACCAACGAAGCCGTTCCTACAGATGCAACTTGGTGGGAAACAAACTTAAATAACATATTTACTTCTGATTTATATATAATCTCAAGTAATGGCGAAATAACTCGTGACGTTTTAGTAGACAATTTAGTTTACTAG
- a CDS encoding transposase — MLKLDTNLHSVFMLWYHLILVTKYRREVFTDDISNRAKEIFENIATNYHITLIE, encoded by the coding sequence ATGTTAAAATTAGACACAAATTTACATTCAGTCTTTATGTTGTGGTATCACTTGATTTTAGTCACTAAATATAGACGTGAAGTCTTTACAGATGACATCTCTAATCGTGCTAAAGAGATTTTTGAAAATATAGCTACTAATTATCATATTACCTTAATTGAG